A genomic window from Massilia sp. METH4 includes:
- a CDS encoding SDR family NAD(P)-dependent oxidoreductase — protein sequence MLLKDRVAIVTGGAGINGLGFATARMLAAHGAKVVITDLAGANPAGAAAELGEGHLGLVADVTDKEQCDAAAQAVLERYGRIDVLFANAGITQPRKTLDISAADYDAVLDVSLRGTLLMAQAVLPAMQRQKSGSIVCTSSVSAQRGGGILGGPHYSAAKAGVLGLMRAMAREFGPEGIRVNAITPGLIATDIIKGKLTEERKGEIANDIPLARLGKADDIAGAVVFLASDLSAYCTGVTLDVNGGMLIH from the coding sequence ATGTTACTGAAAGATCGTGTGGCAATCGTGACCGGCGGTGCCGGCATCAATGGCCTGGGCTTCGCGACGGCGCGCATGCTGGCGGCGCACGGCGCCAAGGTGGTCATTACCGACCTGGCGGGCGCGAACCCGGCGGGCGCGGCGGCCGAGCTGGGCGAGGGCCACCTGGGTCTGGTGGCGGACGTGACGGACAAGGAACAGTGCGACGCGGCCGCGCAGGCCGTGCTGGAGCGCTACGGCCGCATCGACGTGCTGTTCGCCAATGCCGGCATCACGCAGCCGCGCAAGACGCTGGACATTTCCGCCGCCGACTACGACGCGGTGCTGGACGTGAGCCTGCGCGGCACGCTGCTGATGGCGCAGGCCGTGCTGCCAGCCATGCAGCGGCAGAAGAGCGGCAGCATCGTCTGCACCTCGTCCGTTTCCGCGCAGCGCGGCGGCGGCATCCTGGGCGGGCCGCATTACTCGGCCGCCAAGGCGGGCGTGCTGGGCCTGATGCGGGCGATGGCGCGCGAGTTCGGACCAGAGGGCATTCGCGTGAACGCCATCACGCCGGGCCTGATCGCCACCGACATCATCAAGGGCAAGCTCACCGAAGAGCGCAAGGGCGAGATCGCCAACGACATCCCGCTGGCGCGGCTGGGCAAGGCCGACGATATCGCCGGCGCTGTCGTGTTCCTGGCCAGCGACCTGTCGGCCTACTGCACCGGCGTGACCCTGGACGTCAACGGCGGCATGCTGATCCACTAA
- a CDS encoding LysR substrate-binding domain-containing protein: MKPVQRYRALRKASLKGLQAFEAAYMHRSFAAAAQELSITASAVSHSIQTLEEALGTLLFERARRGVVPTEEGARLYDVIRRSFNDIDDELRTILDRGSKQQVVTIQCAPSFAAIWVMPQLPAFLRAHPDIDVRLWAVHQPPDFSSSGVDVAVLYGRPTASAGVHVEPISEHERYVPVCSPKLVDGWTLPLPPGDIENFYLIQNDVSLTSWDEWIERFAPECRHPIRGLRLDRAFMTLSAAENGLGMCIESTVLVQDYLKEGRLVCPFGELAIEARGHYLAVPKSREGLQAVRTVADWIRGFVDDGDAAPPSGKA; encoded by the coding sequence ATGAAACCAGTTCAGCGATACCGCGCCCTGCGCAAGGCATCCCTCAAGGGCTTGCAGGCTTTCGAGGCCGCCTACATGCACCGTTCCTTCGCCGCCGCGGCCCAGGAACTGTCGATCACGGCATCGGCCGTCAGCCATTCGATCCAGACGCTGGAAGAAGCCCTGGGCACGCTGCTGTTCGAGCGCGCGCGCCGTGGCGTCGTGCCGACGGAAGAGGGCGCCCGGCTGTATGACGTGATCCGCCGCTCGTTCAACGACATCGACGACGAGCTGCGTACCATCCTCGACCGGGGAAGCAAGCAGCAGGTGGTGACGATCCAATGCGCGCCGAGCTTCGCGGCGATCTGGGTCATGCCGCAGCTGCCGGCCTTCCTGCGCGCCCATCCGGACATCGACGTGCGGTTGTGGGCGGTGCACCAGCCGCCCGATTTTTCCAGCAGCGGCGTGGATGTTGCCGTGCTGTACGGCCGGCCCACCGCCTCGGCGGGCGTGCACGTGGAACCGATCTCCGAGCACGAGCGCTATGTGCCCGTGTGCAGCCCAAAGCTGGTCGATGGCTGGACCTTGCCGCTGCCGCCGGGCGACATCGAGAATTTCTACCTGATCCAGAACGATGTGTCGCTCACGTCATGGGACGAATGGATCGAGCGCTTCGCGCCCGAGTGCCGGCACCCGATCCGCGGGCTGCGGCTGGACCGCGCGTTCATGACTCTGAGCGCGGCCGAGAACGGGCTCGGCATGTGCATCGAGAGCACGGTGCTGGTGCAGGATTACCTGAAGGAGGGGCGCCTCGTTTGCCCGTTCGGCGAACTGGCGATCGAGGCGCGGGGGCACTACCTGGCCGTGCCGAAGAGCCGGGAAGGCTTGCAGGCCGTGCGCACGGTGGCGGACTGGATACGGGGATTTGTCGACGATGGCGACGCGGCGCCACCGTCCGGCAAGGCTTAG
- a CDS encoding transketolase — MKLDLPDQLSALKHAAYRIRRYALRMGEVQGQGYVGQALGMADILAVAYRHALHYRADEPEWEGRDRFLLSHGHYAIALYAALLEAGILPEEELETYGSDDSRLPMSGMATYTPGMEISGGSLGQGLTIAVGMALGLRQKNNPAFVYNSMSDGELDEGSTWEAALSAAHFGLGNLITLVDINNQQADGPSTKILGFEPLAQKWEAFGWHVQRVKGNDIAAVLAAFDAARHHPAPQPRVILFDTLMGSGVPFLEQRDKNHFIRVEADEWQQAIAILDEQNKQQGNN; from the coding sequence ATGAAACTCGATTTACCCGACCAGTTGAGCGCATTGAAACACGCTGCCTACCGCATCCGCCGCTACGCGCTACGGATGGGCGAGGTGCAGGGCCAGGGCTACGTGGGCCAGGCGCTCGGCATGGCCGACATTCTCGCCGTCGCCTACCGCCACGCGCTGCATTATCGTGCCGATGAGCCGGAATGGGAAGGCCGCGACCGTTTCCTGCTGTCGCACGGCCATTACGCCATCGCCCTGTATGCCGCGCTGCTCGAAGCGGGCATCCTGCCCGAGGAAGAGCTGGAAACCTATGGCAGCGACGATTCCCGCCTGCCGATGTCCGGCATGGCCACCTACACCCCGGGCATGGAGATCTCCGGCGGCTCGCTCGGCCAGGGCCTCACCATCGCCGTCGGCATGGCCTTGGGCCTGCGCCAGAAGAACAATCCGGCTTTCGTCTACAACTCGATGTCCGATGGCGAGCTCGATGAAGGCTCCACGTGGGAAGCGGCGCTGTCGGCCGCCCACTTCGGGCTGGGCAACCTGATCACGCTGGTGGACATCAACAACCAGCAGGCCGACGGTCCGTCCACGAAGATCCTCGGCTTCGAACCGCTGGCGCAAAAATGGGAAGCGTTCGGCTGGCATGTGCAGCGCGTGAAAGGCAACGACATTGCCGCCGTGCTGGCCGCCTTCGACGCCGCCCGCCATCACCCGGCCCCGCAGCCGCGGGTGATCCTGTTCGACACGCTGATGGGTTCCGGCGTACCGTTCCTCGAGCAGCGCGACAAGAATCATTTCATCCGCGTCGAGGCCGACGAATGGCAGCAGGCCATCGCGATCCTGGACGAACAGAACAAGCAGCAAGGAAACAACTGA
- a CDS encoding transketolase family protein: MNAPMTKPRLTTSAMIASIAAEGQRTQAAPFGTALVELARNRPDIVGMSADLAKYTDLHLFAKEYPERFFQMGMAEQLLMGAAGGMAKEGFTPFVTTYAVFASRRAYDFIHQVIAEENLNVKICCALPGLTTGYGPSHQATEDVAIFRGVPGLTIVDPCDALDTEQAVAAMAEHKGPVYMRLLRGKVPLVLDEYDYKFELGKAKLLRDGRDVLVISSGIMTMRALEVANALAADNVGVAVLHAPTIKPLDTETIVREASRSGRLVVVAENHSVVGGLGEAVAGTLLRAGVAPAFRQIALPDAFLDAGALPTLHDRYGISTEAMVASIRAWLH; encoded by the coding sequence ATGAACGCCCCGATGACCAAGCCCCGCCTGACCACGTCGGCCATGATCGCCTCGATCGCCGCCGAGGGCCAGCGCACGCAGGCCGCGCCGTTCGGCACCGCCCTCGTGGAACTGGCCCGCAACCGCCCCGATATCGTGGGCATGAGCGCCGACCTGGCAAAATACACGGACCTGCACCTGTTCGCAAAGGAGTACCCGGAGCGCTTCTTCCAGATGGGCATGGCCGAACAGCTGCTGATGGGCGCCGCCGGCGGCATGGCCAAGGAAGGCTTTACGCCGTTCGTGACCACGTATGCCGTGTTCGCATCGCGCCGCGCCTACGACTTCATCCACCAGGTGATCGCCGAGGAAAACCTGAACGTGAAGATCTGCTGCGCGCTGCCGGGTCTGACCACCGGCTACGGCCCCAGCCACCAGGCCACCGAGGACGTGGCCATCTTCCGCGGCGTGCCGGGCCTGACGATCGTCGATCCCTGCGATGCGCTGGACACGGAACAGGCGGTGGCTGCAATGGCCGAGCACAAGGGTCCCGTCTACATGCGCCTGCTGCGCGGCAAGGTGCCGCTCGTGCTCGACGAATACGACTACAAGTTCGAACTGGGCAAGGCCAAGCTGCTGCGCGACGGGCGCGACGTGCTGGTGATTTCCAGCGGCATCATGACGATGCGGGCGCTGGAGGTGGCGAACGCCCTGGCAGCGGATAATGTGGGCGTCGCCGTGCTGCACGCCCCCACCATCAAGCCGCTCGACACGGAAACGATCGTGCGCGAAGCGTCGCGCAGCGGCCGGCTGGTGGTGGTGGCGGAGAACCATTCCGTCGTCGGCGGGCTGGGCGAGGCGGTCGCGGGCACGCTGCTGCGCGCCGGCGTGGCGCCGGCCTTCCGCCAGATCGCGCTGCCGGACGCCTTCCTGGACGCGGGCGCCCTGCCCACGCTGCACGATCGCTACGGCATCTCGACGGAGGCGATGGTGGCCAGCATCAGGGCGTGGCTGCACTGA
- a CDS encoding MFS transporter, with protein sequence MKSTTVTPAAGAALQSSASDVETRAYAKVTRRLVPFLMLCYLGAYLDRVNVGFAKLQMLSDLRWSDTVYGLGAGVFFIGYFLFEVPSNMILHRFGARRWLARIMITWAMISASFAFVSSPTMFYVLRFLLGVAEAGFAPGVILYITYWFPSARRAKVMGLFFMAIPLASIVGAPLSGWIMETFAGVHGLRGWQWLFALEALPSLVLGLAILFYLDDSVDGAKWLTAEEKAVVQRDIAAENSGKVAHSTLWDFLADKRLWLLTAIYFCIVMGQYGLTFWLPTIVKNAGVNGVEMVGLLAAIPYAVALVCLPLVGRNSDRTRARRLHCGVPMLFAAAALFALPFTDGVGTALALLSVAAAGALCGTSQFWALPTAFLGGMTAAAGIATINCIANLAGFFSPSLVGWLNDFTGKQGAGLFLTSGMLLLGALLIALVPKAAVDR encoded by the coding sequence ATGAAAAGTACCACTGTCACACCCGCGGCAGGTGCCGCCTTGCAGTCCTCAGCCAGCGATGTCGAGACGCGCGCCTACGCCAAGGTTACGCGCCGGCTGGTTCCCTTCCTCATGCTGTGCTACCTCGGCGCCTACCTGGACCGCGTCAACGTGGGCTTCGCCAAGCTGCAGATGCTGTCCGACCTGCGCTGGAGCGACACCGTCTACGGCCTGGGCGCCGGCGTGTTCTTCATCGGCTACTTCCTGTTCGAAGTGCCCAGCAATATGATCCTGCACCGCTTCGGCGCCCGCCGCTGGCTGGCCCGCATCATGATCACCTGGGCGATGATTTCGGCCAGCTTCGCCTTTGTCAGCTCACCCACGATGTTCTACGTGCTGCGTTTCCTGCTCGGCGTGGCGGAGGCGGGCTTCGCGCCGGGCGTGATCCTCTACATCACGTACTGGTTCCCGTCGGCGCGGCGGGCCAAGGTGATGGGCCTGTTCTTCATGGCGATCCCGCTCGCTTCCATCGTGGGCGCGCCACTGTCGGGCTGGATCATGGAAACCTTCGCCGGCGTGCACGGCCTGCGTGGCTGGCAATGGCTGTTCGCCCTCGAGGCGCTGCCCTCGCTGGTACTGGGCCTGGCGATCCTGTTCTACCTGGACGACAGCGTGGACGGCGCGAAGTGGCTGACGGCCGAGGAAAAGGCGGTCGTCCAACGCGATATCGCGGCGGAGAACAGCGGCAAGGTGGCCCACAGCACGCTGTGGGACTTCCTGGCCGACAAGCGCCTGTGGCTGCTGACGGCGATCTACTTCTGCATCGTGATGGGCCAGTACGGCCTCACGTTCTGGCTGCCCACGATCGTGAAGAACGCCGGCGTGAACGGCGTGGAGATGGTGGGCCTGCTGGCGGCCATCCCGTATGCCGTGGCCCTGGTCTGCCTGCCGCTGGTCGGCCGGAACTCGGACCGCACCCGCGCCCGGCGCCTGCACTGCGGCGTGCCCATGCTGTTCGCGGCCGCCGCCCTGTTCGCCCTGCCGTTCACCGATGGCGTGGGCACCGCGCTGGCCCTGCTCAGCGTGGCGGCGGCCGGCGCCCTGTGCGGCACCTCGCAGTTCTGGGCACTGCCCACGGCCTTCCTGGGCGGCATGACGGCGGCGGCGGGCATCGCCACCATCAATTGCATCGCCAACCTGGCCGGCTTCTTCTCGCCCTCGCTCGTCGGCTGGCTGAACGACTTCACGGGCAAGCAGGGTGCCGGCCTGTTCCTCACCTCCGGCATGCTTCTGCTGGGCGCCCTGCTGATCGCCCTCGTGCCGAAGGCGGCGGTCGACCGCTGA
- a CDS encoding porin — protein sequence MKRKLAWAIGVLACGSAAAQSNVASHLTMYGLVDMNVGATTNAGADRGTTWRVNSGGMNTSRLGFLGSEDLGGGLKALFQLEMGIAADTGVADTPLFKRQATVGLEGRYGTLLLGRAFTTVYDFVLPYDPMGYAPQYSWAPAGNASGASKYGMTFAFDNMIKYAGKTGNWSYGASYGAGEGASSGDGAKGALAVNYAVGPWSAVATYERVNGMPDATTGTRGDTTSWHLGALYTVGKVKLQAAMRDYRQEAGGAAETRGRLYWAGTTVLATPAVTVAGVVYYQDVRHGAVEADPVMVVGRVRYALSKRTDLYVTAAYAKAKHGALVSLARDEVGSGSNQKSVTVGMQHRF from the coding sequence ATGAAACGCAAGCTCGCCTGGGCCATCGGCGTCCTCGCCTGCGGCAGTGCCGCGGCCCAATCCAACGTGGCCTCGCATTTGACCATGTATGGTCTGGTCGACATGAACGTCGGCGCCACCACGAATGCCGGCGCCGACCGCGGCACCACGTGGCGCGTGAATTCCGGCGGCATGAACACCTCGCGCCTCGGCTTCCTCGGCAGCGAGGACCTGGGCGGCGGCCTGAAAGCCCTGTTCCAGCTGGAGATGGGCATCGCCGCCGATACCGGCGTGGCCGACACGCCGCTGTTCAAGCGCCAGGCCACCGTCGGCCTCGAAGGCCGCTACGGCACCCTGCTGCTGGGCCGCGCCTTCACCACCGTCTACGACTTCGTGCTGCCCTACGACCCGATGGGCTATGCGCCGCAGTACTCGTGGGCGCCGGCCGGCAATGCGAGCGGCGCCAGCAAGTACGGCATGACGTTCGCGTTCGACAATATGATCAAGTATGCCGGCAAGACCGGGAACTGGAGCTACGGGGCCAGCTACGGCGCGGGCGAAGGCGCTTCCTCGGGCGATGGCGCCAAGGGGGCGCTGGCCGTCAACTATGCCGTGGGGCCATGGTCCGCCGTGGCCACGTACGAGCGGGTCAATGGCATGCCCGATGCCACCACCGGCACGCGCGGGGACACGACGTCATGGCACCTCGGTGCGCTGTACACGGTCGGCAAGGTGAAGTTGCAGGCAGCGATGCGCGATTACCGGCAGGAGGCTGGCGGTGCTGCCGAAACGCGCGGCCGGCTGTATTGGGCGGGGACGACCGTGCTGGCCACGCCGGCCGTCACTGTCGCCGGCGTCGTGTACTACCAGGACGTGCGGCACGGGGCGGTCGAAGCCGATCCGGTGATGGTGGTCGGGCGCGTACGGTATGCGCTGTCGAAGCGCACCGATTTGTACGTCACGGCCGCGTATGCGAAGGCGAAGCATGGGGCGCTGGTCAGCCTGGCGCGGGATGAGGTGGGGAGCGGGTCGAACCAGAAGAGCGTGACGGTGGGGATGCAGCATCGGTTTTAG
- a CDS encoding nucleobase:cation symporter-2 family protein, which yields MKQQMLDPARPGLEAHVDPVDERLPLGRLSALGLQHVLVMYAGAIAVPLIVGRALQLSPEQVTMLISADLFCCGLVTLIQSLGLTRHFGIRLPVMMGVTFAAVGPMVAIANGLPGVDGARAIFGAGIGAGILSLLLAPLMSRMLRFFPPVVTGTIILVIGITLMRVGVGWAMGGPESAARAVDVPTLVTMVDQMKADAAASAAPLASKLPGPVPTVANPNYGALDNLAIATFVLLFIVVTVRYAKGFLCNISVLLGIVAGCAVAYSMGKMNFSKVANASWFELVTPFAFGMPTFDIVMIATLTVVMIVVMIESAGMFLALAEMTGSKVDQKKLAAGLRTDGLGTLIGGIFNTFPHTSFSQNVGLVAVTGVKSRWVCVAGGVIMIVLGMLPKLAALVEAIPQFVLGGAGLVMFGMVAAAGIRILNRVDFRTNRFNLYIVALSIGFGLIPLVAPHWAQQMAHSLHPLLESGILLTAVAAVVLNLFFNGSGVKDAEGQEEGHLSHA from the coding sequence ATGAAGCAACAGATGTTGGACCCGGCCCGGCCGGGATTGGAAGCGCACGTCGATCCCGTCGACGAACGCCTGCCGCTGGGGCGGCTCTCCGCCCTCGGCCTGCAGCATGTGCTGGTGATGTATGCCGGCGCGATCGCCGTGCCGCTGATCGTGGGCCGCGCCCTGCAACTGTCGCCTGAACAGGTGACGATGCTGATCTCGGCCGACCTGTTCTGCTGCGGGCTGGTGACCCTGATCCAGTCCCTCGGCCTGACCAGGCACTTCGGCATCCGGCTGCCCGTGATGATGGGAGTCACGTTCGCCGCCGTCGGCCCGATGGTGGCGATCGCCAACGGGCTGCCGGGTGTCGATGGTGCCCGGGCCATCTTCGGCGCCGGCATCGGCGCCGGCATACTCTCGCTGCTGCTGGCTCCGCTGATGAGCCGGATGCTGCGCTTCTTCCCGCCGGTCGTCACCGGCACCATCATCCTCGTCATCGGCATTACCCTGATGCGCGTGGGCGTGGGCTGGGCAATGGGCGGCCCCGAATCCGCCGCCCGTGCCGTCGACGTGCCCACCCTGGTGACGATGGTCGACCAGATGAAGGCCGACGCGGCGGCCTCCGCCGCGCCGCTGGCCAGCAAGCTGCCTGGCCCGGTTCCCACGGTCGCCAACCCGAACTACGGGGCACTCGACAATCTCGCGATCGCCACCTTCGTCCTGCTGTTCATCGTGGTGACGGTGCGCTACGCGAAAGGCTTCCTCTGCAATATTTCCGTCCTGCTCGGCATCGTTGCCGGCTGCGCCGTCGCTTACTCGATGGGCAAGATGAACTTCAGTAAAGTGGCCAACGCGAGCTGGTTCGAGCTCGTCACGCCGTTCGCCTTCGGCATGCCGACCTTCGACATCGTGATGATTGCCACGCTTACCGTGGTGATGATCGTGGTGATGATCGAGTCAGCCGGCATGTTCCTCGCGCTGGCGGAAATGACGGGCTCGAAAGTCGACCAGAAGAAGCTGGCGGCGGGCCTGCGCACCGACGGCCTGGGCACGCTGATCGGCGGCATCTTCAACACCTTCCCGCACACGAGCTTCTCGCAGAACGTGGGGCTGGTGGCGGTAACGGGCGTCAAGAGCCGCTGGGTATGCGTGGCCGGCGGCGTGATCATGATCGTGCTGGGCATGCTGCCCAAGCTGGCCGCGCTGGTCGAGGCGATCCCCCAGTTCGTGCTGGGCGGCGCCGGCCTCGTGATGTTCGGCATGGTGGCCGCGGCCGGCATCCGCATCCTGAACCGCGTGGACTTCCGCACCAACCGCTTCAACCTCTACATCGTGGCGCTGTCGATCGGCTTCGGCCTGATCCCGCTGGTCGCCCCGCACTGGGCGCAGCAGATGGCGCACAGCCTGCATCCGCTGCTGGAATCGGGGATCCTGCTGACGGCCGTGGCGGCCGTGGTGCTGAACCTGTTCTTCAATGGCTCCGGCGTCAAGGATGCCGAGGGGCAGGAGGAGGGGCATTTGTCGCACGCGTGA
- a CDS encoding urate hydroxylase PuuD has product MDMYLMDWVNLLLRWTHVITAIAWIGASFYFVFLDNSLTKPTAPDLVAKGVDGELWAVHGGGFYHPQKYLVAPKSMPDHLHWFYWESYATWLSGFGLFTVLYLFNAGTFMVDKTVYDWPAQSAVIGALAFLVVFWLIYDTICRSLGRTKNGDLKVGLIVFGFVVFASWLACQLFAGRAAFLLVGAMMATAMSANVFFWIIPGQRKVVKQLKAGEPVDPIYGWRAKQRSVHNTYFTLPVLFAMLSNHYGFLYSGEHNWIVLVLMMMTGALIRHSFVARHKALVHGKRVPWEHAFGGTAAMVALIIWLVPAPQADVPAVAEAPAAAAGATAGAEQSPFAKVKAVVDQRCVMCHSAAMASKGIRLDSTDEIKRHAQALYQQSVVMKLMPLNNATNITQGERDLLKKWYEDGAKVE; this is encoded by the coding sequence ATGGATATGTATCTGATGGACTGGGTCAACCTGCTTCTGCGCTGGACCCACGTCATTACCGCGATCGCCTGGATCGGCGCTTCGTTCTACTTTGTCTTCCTCGATAACAGCCTGACCAAGCCCACCGCGCCGGATCTCGTCGCCAAGGGCGTCGACGGCGAGCTGTGGGCCGTCCACGGCGGCGGTTTCTACCACCCGCAAAAGTACCTGGTCGCTCCCAAGTCCATGCCGGATCACCTGCACTGGTTCTACTGGGAGAGCTATGCCACCTGGCTGTCCGGCTTCGGGCTGTTCACGGTGCTGTACCTGTTCAACGCCGGTACCTTCATGGTCGACAAGACCGTGTACGACTGGCCCGCGCAGTCGGCAGTGATCGGCGCGCTGGCCTTCCTGGTCGTGTTCTGGCTAATCTACGATACCATCTGCCGTTCCCTGGGCCGCACCAAGAACGGCGACCTGAAGGTCGGCCTGATCGTGTTCGGCTTCGTGGTGTTCGCTTCCTGGCTGGCTTGCCAGCTGTTCGCCGGCCGTGCCGCCTTCCTGCTGGTGGGCGCGATGATGGCGACCGCGATGAGCGCCAACGTGTTCTTCTGGATCATTCCTGGCCAGCGCAAGGTCGTCAAGCAGCTGAAGGCCGGTGAACCGGTCGACCCGATCTACGGCTGGCGCGCCAAGCAGCGTTCGGTGCACAACACCTACTTCACGCTGCCCGTGCTGTTCGCGATGCTGTCGAACCACTACGGCTTCCTGTACTCGGGTGAGCACAACTGGATCGTGCTGGTCCTGATGATGATGACCGGCGCCCTGATCCGCCACAGCTTCGTGGCCCGCCACAAGGCCCTGGTGCATGGCAAGCGCGTTCCCTGGGAACACGCCTTCGGCGGTACCGCCGCGATGGTTGCCCTGATCATCTGGCTGGTACCCGCACCGCAGGCCGACGTGCCGGCCGTGGCGGAAGCCCCCGCGGCCGCCGCCGGTGCCACCGCAGGTGCCGAGCAAAGCCCGTTCGCCAAGGTGAAGGCCGTGGTCGACCAGCGCTGCGTGATGTGCCACTCGGCTGCGATGGCGAGCAAGGGCATCCGCCTCGATTCCACCGACGAGATCAAGCGCCATGCCCAGGCCCTGTACCAGCAGTCCGTGGTCATGAAGCTGATGCCCCTCAATAACGCCACCAACATCACGCAGGGCGAACGCGACCTGCTGAAGAAGTGGTACGAGGACGGCGCCAAGGTCGAGTAA
- the uraH gene encoding hydroxyisourate hydrolase translates to MGHLSTHVLDTMHGCPAAGMRVQLQRIDGDTVTTIKSLTLNADGRNDGGPLLNAETMAVGRYRLVFSVAEYFRGRDVRLPEPAFLDEVPLDFGIADAAGHYHVPLLVSPWSYSTYRGS, encoded by the coding sequence ATGGGACACTTGAGTACCCACGTTCTGGACACGATGCACGGCTGCCCGGCCGCCGGCATGCGTGTGCAGCTGCAACGGATCGATGGCGACACCGTCACCACGATCAAGAGCCTGACGCTGAACGCCGACGGCCGCAACGACGGCGGACCGCTGCTCAACGCCGAAACGATGGCCGTCGGCCGCTACCGCCTGGTGTTCTCGGTGGCCGAATACTTCCGCGGCCGCGACGTGCGCCTGCCGGAACCGGCCTTCCTCGACGAAGTGCCGCTGGACTTCGGCATCGCCGACGCCGCCGGCCACTACCACGTGCCGCTGCTGGTCAGCCCGTGGTCGTATTCGACTTACCGTGGCTCGTGA
- a CDS encoding GntR family transcriptional regulator, protein MARTRTQLKIVPATLAPDAHAPAAGATQRIVDSITAAIAERRLMPGTKLSEQKIGDIFEVSRTVVRQAFNQLSRDRLVVLEPARGAFVATPTAEEARDVFEMRSILETAVTKRLCATITDEQIRQLREHLALEEAAVNDAAVPGRTRLLADFHLVLARMLGNEVLTQMLSELLTRSSLIALMHQSSHSAGESHSEHVAIVDAFERRDVKAAVRLVGKHLVNVQHNLNLDPQQVDLAEILNR, encoded by the coding sequence ATGGCTAGAACCCGCACCCAACTGAAAATCGTTCCCGCCACGCTGGCACCGGATGCGCACGCGCCGGCGGCGGGCGCCACCCAGCGCATCGTCGATTCCATCACCGCCGCGATCGCCGAGCGCCGGCTGATGCCGGGCACCAAGCTGTCGGAACAGAAGATCGGCGACATCTTCGAGGTGTCGCGCACCGTCGTCCGGCAAGCCTTCAACCAGCTGAGCCGGGATCGGCTCGTGGTGCTGGAACCGGCGCGCGGCGCGTTCGTCGCCACCCCCACCGCCGAGGAAGCGCGCGATGTATTCGAAATGCGCAGCATCCTCGAGACGGCCGTCACGAAGCGGCTGTGCGCCACCATCACGGACGAGCAGATCCGCCAGCTGCGCGAGCACCTCGCGCTCGAGGAAGCGGCAGTGAACGATGCCGCGGTGCCGGGGCGCACGCGCCTGCTGGCCGACTTCCACCTCGTGCTGGCGCGCATGCTCGGCAACGAGGTACTGACGCAGATGCTGAGCGAACTGCTCACCCGCTCGTCGCTGATCGCGCTGATGCACCAGTCTTCCCATTCGGCCGGCGAGTCGCACAGCGAACACGTGGCGATCGTGGACGCGTTCGAGCGGCGCGACGTGAAGGCGGCCGTGCGGCTGGTAGGCAAGCACCTCGTCAACGTGCAACACAATCTGAACCTGGATCCGCAGCAGGTGGACTTGGCGGAAATCCTCAATCGGTAA
- the puuE gene encoding allantoinase PuuE — MTNPIYPRDLKGYGRDRPQANWPGGARVAVQFVLNYEEGGENSILHGDAGSEQFLSEMFNPAAFPARHLSMEGIYEYGSRVGVWRILREFEKRGLPLTIFGVGMALERCPEVTAAFVELGHEIACHGWRWISYQNVDEATEREHMALGMEAIKRLTGERPLGWYTGRDSPNTRRLVADYGGFEYDSDYYGDDLPFWLNVRKTDGTRAPQLVVPYTLDCNDMRFALPQGFSHGDPFFHYLKDAFDVHYEEGAETPTMMSIGMHCRLLGRPGRLKSLQRFLDYIGQHDHVWVARRVDIARHWKEAHPFNPDTAFAWD, encoded by the coding sequence ATGACGAATCCCATTTACCCGCGCGACCTGAAAGGGTATGGCCGCGACCGGCCGCAGGCGAACTGGCCGGGCGGCGCCCGCGTGGCCGTGCAGTTCGTGCTGAACTATGAAGAAGGCGGCGAGAATTCCATCCTGCACGGCGATGCCGGCAGCGAGCAATTCCTCTCCGAGATGTTCAATCCGGCCGCCTTCCCGGCCCGCCACCTGTCGATGGAAGGCATCTACGAATACGGTTCGCGCGTGGGCGTGTGGCGCATCCTGCGCGAGTTCGAGAAGCGCGGCCTGCCGCTGACGATCTTCGGCGTGGGCATGGCGCTCGAACGCTGCCCCGAGGTGACGGCCGCCTTCGTGGAGCTGGGCCATGAGATCGCCTGCCACGGCTGGCGCTGGATCAGCTACCAGAACGTGGACGAAGCCACCGAGCGCGAACACATGGCGCTCGGCATGGAAGCGATCAAGCGCCTGACCGGCGAGCGTCCGCTCGGCTGGTACACGGGCCGCGACAGCCCGAACACGCGCCGCCTGGTCGCCGACTATGGCGGCTTCGAATACGACAGCGATTACTACGGCGACGACCTGCCGTTCTGGCTGAACGTGCGCAAGACCGACGGCACGCGCGCGCCGCAACTGGTGGTGCCCTACACGCTCGACTGCAACGACATGCGCTTTGCCCTGCCCCAGGGCTTCTCGCACGGCGACCCGTTCTTCCACTACCTGAAGGACGCGTTCGACGTGCACTACGAGGAAGGGGCCGAGACACCGACGATGATGAGCATCGGCATGCACTGCCGCCTGCTGGGCCGGCCGGGCCGCCTGAAGTCGCTGCAACGCTTCCTCGACTATATCGGCCAGCATGACCACGTGTGGGTCGCCCGCCGCGTCGACATCGCGCGCCACTGGAAAGAGGCGCACCCATTCAACCCTGATACCGCTTTCGCTTGGGACTGA